The segment GCCGGCGCGTTCCTCCTGCGCCCCAACAGTGAGCTGCCGGTGCACCGCCACCGCATCGAGAAAGGCTTCTACGTCGTCGCAGGGACGGGCACGCTCTTGATTCGCGACGAGGAGCACGCCGTTTCGGCCGGCGACTTCCTTCTCGCGCCGGCATGGACGCCGCACGGCTTCCGCACCGGCGACGGCGAGACGCTGCACTGCGTCTACATGTACCCCGCGCTCGACCCCTGGACGGAAATGCTGTAGGTAGCCCTTCATCGAGCCACGCCGGATGCTTGGTGTAGGGGCGGGTTTCAAACCCGCCCCTCCCGGACAATGCGGGCGTCTCCGATATGGTGGAAGGTGGGTGCCCGCCCCGCCTACTCCCCCGTCCCGTACGTCTCGAAGCTCCAGCCGTCCAACTCGCGGATGCGGGTCGTGGTGACCGCCAGTTCCGGCTCGCCGGCCGCGCGCCAGGCGCGAATCTCGTCCACGTGCCCCAGGCGGCGCAGCGCCTCCCACGAGCCCGGCTTGTAAGGGCTCGTGTCCCAGAAGTAGAGGTTCTCCACGCCGGCGTCATACAGCGTGCCCGCACGCCGTCGGTAGTCGGCCGAAGCCAGCCCGCGCGGCATCACGTTCGGCGCCAGCCGCGTTCCCGTGCCTTGTGTCAGGCGTACCCACGGCTCGATGTCGGCCGGGTCGGTCCACGACTGCTGCGTGCTGCCCCACGCCGGGTGCGACGAGTAGGGAATCAGCGTGTCCACCAGGCCCTCGCGCGCCCAGGTGGGCGCGTCGATGCCGTAGAACAGGTTTTCGTCTTCGAATCCCGTCACGATGGCCGACACGGCAATCCGGGTCGTGCGACCCAGCCGCGCCGCTTCTTCGTCCAGCGTCGCCCGCAGCTCGCGCATGAACTGCGTCAGCGTCTCGGCGCGAAATGCCAGCCAGCGGGCATCGCGCGGGTCGAGCCGGCGCGGGTCCTGTCCATGGCGTTCCAGGAACCCTTCCACCAGCGGCGTCTCGTACTCTAGCACCGGCATGCGCCGGTTGAAGAACATGCACACCCCGTCGACGCCGTAGGCGGCGACCTCCCGAAACAGGCTCAGCACGTATGCGCGCGCCGCGGGGTGGCTGTAGGAGATGCGCGGCGTCGGGCGGCCCTGCCGGTCCATGCCGCGCTGCTCGGGGTGGTCGGCGATGTACGAGGCGTCGTGCAGGTCCGGCAGCGGCGGCGGCTCGTGGAAGCCTGCGACGCGGTAGCTGGCGTGCAGCTCCAGGCCCACATCGTGCGCGTGCTCCACGGCAATGCGCAGCGGGTCGATGCCCTTCTCCCGAAAGATGCGCCAGCTTTCCGCCACGAAGCGGTCGCCCTGGCGGCCGAAATCCTGCGCCGTGTCGCACGTCGCCGGCTTGCCGATGGCGCTCAGGTAGTTGGTGCGGTCGCCAGCCGCGAACTCCCAGTAGATGCGCCCGAAATCGGAGTCCCGATAGGGCTCCAATTCGCGGCGAATCTCATCCGCCTCCGTCAGCCGATAGGACCAGTGCGGCCCGTGGGCGTCGTTGTGGGCGAAGAGGCGCCGTCGGCTGGAGTCGTCCCGATCGAGTTGGAGCGCGCGCACCTCGTCGTCGGCGAGCGGTACCAGCTTGACATAAGCAAGGGTCGCGTCCGATCCCTGCACCGACCCCGGCGCATCCCCCGGCGTCACGCGCCAGTTGATCTGGCGAATCTCGAGCTGCTTGTCCGTCAGGTCCGCGACCGTCCAAAACAGCTCGGTGAACTCCTCGTTGTCGGCTGAGTGCGTGGTCCAGCCGGGCTCCAGCTCCGGTACCTGCAAAATCGAGAAGGCCGAGTCGCCGCTCAGCCGCACCGCCAGCCGGATGGTGGCGTCCGGAAACGTGTACGAACCGATGGAAATGGCATGCCAGCCCCGCGCGTTGAGCGGAAAGCTGATCGGCGGCGCGGCGGTTTCCGGGCCGGCGATCAGCAGCGTGCCGGCAAGGTCGCCCGCGGTGTACGCAACCGTCCGCCAGCGGCCCCGGGCGGCGCTGGCGCCGATGGCATCCGAGGGCTGGCACCGGTCCAGGTCGCAGCGGTAGTGCGCCGGCGCCCGCAGCCACCGGTCCGTGAGTCCGTCCCTGGGCGTTTCAGACATCTACGAGTCCTCTCGGTCGCTGCTTGTTCGGTGTAGGGGCGGGTCTCAGACCCGCCCGCTCGTGCTTATACAAACCCCTCGTCGAGAGAGGGTATCGAGCATCGCTTGTCGCCGCGCTCGTCCGGCTCCTTCTCCCCAGGGACGCATTTGCACAACCCCTCCGTCATTCCGGCGCAGGCCGGAATCCAGTCCGGCTGCACCAAGAGTCGCGATGGAGGCTTCCGGTAAAGCATGCCCCGTAGCCGATACGGGGATTACAGGGAAACCCCGCACCTACGTCGGCCCCAAACGCACCGGGCCGAGATTCGCGCGGTCGAGAATCTGGATGCTGTCCACGAAGCGAATCACCGACGACGGCAAGTCCATCACGAGTGAATGGGTGCGCGCGCCGCCGCCGAAGAAGCGCACGCCCCGCAGCAGGTCCCCGTCGGTCACGCCGGTGATCGCCACCGCAAGCTGGTTGCCGCTCGCCAGGTCTTCGGTGCGGAGGATGCGTTCCTCGGCGTCGGAGACGCCCATCGCAGCCAGCCGCTCCCGGTCCGCCTCGTCCCGCGGCTTGAACCGGCCCTGGATCTCTCCGCCGAGGCAGCGCAGCGCCGCCGCGGCCAGCACGCCTTCGGGCGCGCCGCCGATGCCCATCACCGCATGGTCGGCGGTTCCCGCCACGGCCACCGACACCGCCGCCGTAAGGTCGCCGTCGCTGATGAGCTTGATGCGTGCGCCGGCCGTGCGAATCTCCTCGATCAGCGACGCATGGCGCGGCCGATCCAGCACCACAACCGTCAGATCGGCGATTCCTCGTCGCAGCGTGCCGGCGATGATCTGCAGGTTTTCGCGGACCGAGTAGTCCAGGCTCACGCGGCCGGCCGCCGGCGGACCGACGATCAGCTTGTCCATGTAGGTATCCGGCGCGTTCAGCAGCCCGCCGCGCTCCGCGATGGCCATGGTGGCCACGGCGTTGGGGAGTCCGCCGGCCACCAGGTTGGTGCCTTCCAGCGGATCGACCGCAATATCGAACGGCGTGCCGGTCTCCGGCCCGACGGTCTCGCCAATGAAGAGCATCGGCGCTTCATCCCGCTCGCCCTCGCCGATCACGATGCGGCCCGCCAGTCCGACCTGGTCGAGCGCGGTGCGCATGGCATCCACGGCCAGCGAGTCGGCGTGCTTGCCGTCGCCGTGCCCCATGGCGCGGGCCGCGGCCACGGCGCCCGCTTCCGTCACCCGGGCCAGGGCCGAGGCGGCCGGACGATTAGCGACGATCACGAATCAGCGTCTCCCAGCGCGTTCGCGCGGCCAATTGTGCCTTCGCGGGTGGGTGCTTCCCACCTCATGCCATGCACCGCGGCGGCCCACGCTGAGTCCGTCATTCCCCCGAATGGAGACCTCTTTGCAGTCCATCCCGAGGAGCCTGGAGAGCAGGCCCGGTTCCCTCTCCCTTGATGGGAGAGGGTTAGGGTGAGGGTGATCCGAGGCCCGGGTGCGGGATGTCGCCCACCGCCCCATGCCCAGCCGCTCGCACTATTCGCGATGGTGCGCCTCGACCGGCTTGCCGCCGGAGTCGACGAACTGCTTCAGCCCCAGCTGCAGCGTGTTCCACCCCAGCACGGCGCACTTGATCCGCACCGGAAACTGCCGCACGCCTTCCAGCGCGATGCCGTCGCCCAACAGTTCCTCATCGGGCTCCTCGCCCTCCAGCATCATGCCGCGCAGCGCCTGGATGATTTCGTCAACCTCTCCAATCGGCCGGCCCTCGATCGCTTCCGTCATGATCGACGCCGACGCCTGGCTGATGGAGCACCCATGGCCGTCAAAGCGCACGTCGGTGACCGTCCCGTCCGCGATTTCGAGCCAGAGCGTGACCTCGTCGCCGCAGAGCGGATTGGCCCCCTCCACCACCACGTCAGCGTCGTGCAGCGTGCCGCGATTCCGCGGACGCTTGTAGTGATCCATGATCACTTCGCGATAGAGGTCGTCGAGCGCCATCTCAGATCGTGCCGAAGAAGCGCTGCGCCTTGTCCACGCCCTCGACCAGCCGGTCGATCTCGTCCGTCGTGTTGTACAGATACACGCTCGCGCGCGCGGTGGCGTGAACGCCCAGCTTGCGCATCAGCGGCTGCGCGCAGTGGTGCCCGGCGCGGATGGCGATGCCCTCGCCGTCGAGCACCGTCCCCACATCGTGCGGGTGCAGGTCATCCACCGTGAACGACACCACCCCGCCGCGTTCTCCGTCCGCGTCCGGCCCATGCACCGACACGCCGGGCATGTCGCTGAGCAGGTTGACCGCATAGGCCCCGACCTGGCGCGCATGCGCGTTGATCGCGTCCATGCCCACTTGCTCGAGATAGTCCACGGCCACGCCCAGCCCGATAGCGCCGGCGATGTTGGGAGTGCCGCCCTCGAACTTGTCCGGCAGATCCGCCCAGGTGGACGACTCCAGCTCCACCATGCGAATCATGCTCCCGCCGAAGTGCGCGGGCTCCATCGCTTCCAGCAGGTTCTCCTTGCCGTACAGGACGCCGATGCCCGTCGGGCCGGCCATCTTGTGGCCGGAGAACGTCAGGTAGTCAACGTCCAGCGCCTGCACGTCCACCGGCATGTGCGGCGCCGATTGCGCCCCGTCGACGGCGATCACCGCGCCGTGCTCATGGGCCAGGCGGGCCATTTCGGCCACCGGCGCAATCACGCCGAGGACGTTGGAGACGTGGTGCACGGCCACCAGTTTGGTCTGTGGTCCCAGCATTCCGCCGTAGGCGTCGAGGTCGATCACGCCCGCGTCGTCCGTGGGGATGAATCGCAGGCGCGCGCCGCGCCGCTTCGCCAGCGCCTGCCAGGGCACCAGGTTGCTGTGGTGCTCGACCTCGGTGAGCAGAATCTCGTCGTCCGAGGCAATGTTCTCGTCGCCCCAGCCGCGCGCGAGCATGTTGATGCCGTCCGTCGTGCCGCGCGTGAAGATCACCTCGTGCGGGCGCCGGGCATTGATGAATCTGGCAATCCGCACCCGCGCGTCCTCGTAGGCCGCCGTGCCCTTCTCGCTCAGGTAGTGGATGCCGCGGTGGATGTTCGCGTTCGTTGTCGTGTAGTAGTCGTGGACGGCGTCGATCACGATTTGCGGCTTCTGCGAGGTCGCCGCGTTGTCCAGGTAGACCAGCGGCTTGCCGCGCACCTCTTGGGTCAGGATGGGGAAATCGCGCCGCAGCGCCACGGCGTCGAGCGGGGCGGCGCGGTCGGCTGGCGCGACGGCGCCGCGGGTCGATGGGCTCATGTCCTAAGTATCGAACAACACCAGGATTCGGCCCTGCTCGACTTTCGTCTCGTAGACTTGCACCGGCAGGATGGCCGGCAGGGTTCGCGGCCGGCCGGTGCGCACGTCGAAGTGGGAGCTGTGTCTGGGACAGCGGATCGTGCCTGCCGACGGGTTGAAGTCACCCTCCGACAAGTAGGCCTCGTCATGCGTGCACAGGTCGTCCATGGCGAAGA is part of the Chloroflexota bacterium genome and harbors:
- a CDS encoding SUF system NifU family Fe-S cluster assembly protein, with the translated sequence MALDDLYREVIMDHYKRPRNRGTLHDADVVVEGANPLCGDEVTLWLEIADGTVTDVRFDGHGCSISQASASIMTEAIEGRPIGEVDEIIQALRGMMLEGEEPDEELLGDGIALEGVRQFPVRIKCAVLGWNTLQLGLKQFVDSGGKPVEAHHRE
- the glpX gene encoding class II fructose-bisphosphatase → MVANRPAASALARVTEAGAVAAARAMGHGDGKHADSLAVDAMRTALDQVGLAGRIVIGEGERDEAPMLFIGETVGPETGTPFDIAVDPLEGTNLVAGGLPNAVATMAIAERGGLLNAPDTYMDKLIVGPPAAGRVSLDYSVRENLQIIAGTLRRGIADLTVVVLDRPRHASLIEEIRTAGARIKLISDGDLTAAVSVAVAGTADHAVMGIGGAPEGVLAAAALRCLGGEIQGRFKPRDEADRERLAAMGVSDAEERILRTEDLASGNQLAVAITGVTDGDLLRGVRFFGGGARTHSLVMDLPSSVIRFVDSIQILDRANLGPVRLGPT
- a CDS encoding cupin domain-containing protein → MTIIRSESKPLAPTDMPGLEACEALNAEAESGALTAGAFLLRPNSELPVHRHRIEKGFYVVAGTGTLLIRDEEHAVSAGDFLLAPAWTPHGFRTGDGETLHCVYMYPALDPWTEML
- a CDS encoding cysteine desulfurase, whose translation is MSPSTRGAVAPADRAAPLDAVALRRDFPILTQEVRGKPLVYLDNAATSQKPQIVIDAVHDYYTTTNANIHRGIHYLSEKGTAAYEDARVRIARFINARRPHEVIFTRGTTDGINMLARGWGDENIASDDEILLTEVEHHSNLVPWQALAKRRGARLRFIPTDDAGVIDLDAYGGMLGPQTKLVAVHHVSNVLGVIAPVAEMARLAHEHGAVIAVDGAQSAPHMPVDVQALDVDYLTFSGHKMAGPTGIGVLYGKENLLEAMEPAHFGGSMIRMVELESSTWADLPDKFEGGTPNIAGAIGLGVAVDYLEQVGMDAINAHARQVGAYAVNLLSDMPGVSVHGPDADGERGGVVSFTVDDLHPHDVGTVLDGEGIAIRAGHHCAQPLMRKLGVHATARASVYLYNTTDEIDRLVEGVDKAQRFFGTI
- a CDS encoding non-heme iron oxygenase ferredoxin subunit, which gives rise to MTQPGQAAGGYVDVGPIESVPAGAKAAVDFDGEPVGLYNVDGQIFAMDDLCTHDEAYLSEGDFNPSAGTIRCPRHSSHFDVRTGRPRTLPAILPVQVYETKVEQGRILVLFDT
- a CDS encoding family 10 glycosylhydrolase, with amino-acid sequence MSETPRDGLTDRWLRAPAHYRCDLDRCQPSDAIGASAARGRWRTVAYTAGDLAGTLLIAGPETAAPPISFPLNARGWHAISIGSYTFPDATIRLAVRLSGDSAFSILQVPELEPGWTTHSADNEEFTELFWTVADLTDKQLEIRQINWRVTPGDAPGSVQGSDATLAYVKLVPLADDEVRALQLDRDDSSRRRLFAHNDAHGPHWSYRLTEADEIRRELEPYRDSDFGRIYWEFAAGDRTNYLSAIGKPATCDTAQDFGRQGDRFVAESWRIFREKGIDPLRIAVEHAHDVGLELHASYRVAGFHEPPPLPDLHDASYIADHPEQRGMDRQGRPTPRISYSHPAARAYVLSLFREVAAYGVDGVCMFFNRRMPVLEYETPLVEGFLERHGQDPRRLDPRDARWLAFRAETLTQFMRELRATLDEEAARLGRTTRIAVSAIVTGFEDENLFYGIDAPTWAREGLVDTLIPYSSHPAWGSTQQSWTDPADIEPWVRLTQGTGTRLAPNVMPRGLASADYRRRAGTLYDAGVENLYFWDTSPYKPGSWEALRRLGHVDEIRAWRAAGEPELAVTTTRIRELDGWSFETYGTGE